The following are encoded together in the Sphaerodactylus townsendi isolate TG3544 linkage group LG12, MPM_Stown_v2.3, whole genome shotgun sequence genome:
- the LOC125441962 gene encoding eukaryotic translation initiation factor 3 subunit H, which produces MEMMRSLRHVNIDHLHVGWYQSTYYGSFVTRALLDSQFSYQHAIEESVVLIYDPIKTGQGYLSLKAYRLTPKLMDVCKEKDFSPEALKKAGIAFESMFEEVPIIIKNSYLINVLLWELEKKSAVAERHELLSLASK; this is translated from the exons ATGGAGATGATGCGGAGCCTCCGCCACGTCAACATTGACCACCTTCACGTTGGCTGGTACCAGTCTACCTACTACGGCTCCTTCGTCACCCGTGCCCTCCTGGACTCCCAATTCAGCTACCAGCACGCCATCGAGGAGTCTGTCGTTCTCATTTACG ATCCTATAAAAACTGGCCAAGGATATCTTTCACTGAAAGCATACAGATTGACACCTAAATTGATGGACGTTTGCAAAGAGAAGGACTTCTCTCCCGAAGC GTTAAAAAAAGCAGGCATTGCCTTTGAAAGCATGTTTGAGGAAGTCCCCATCATCATCAAGAATTCCTACCTGATCAATGTTCTTCTTTGGGAGCTCGAAAAGAAGTCAGCGGTAGCAGAGAGGCACGAGTTGCTCAGCCTTGCAAGCAAGTAA